One segment of Mangifera indica cultivar Alphonso unplaced genomic scaffold, CATAS_Mindica_2.1 Un_0002, whole genome shotgun sequence DNA contains the following:
- the LOC123205117 gene encoding altered inheritance rate of mitochondria protein 25-like yields the protein MGFRSFSKISKTVEKVSAFLSNVNRQQKGIWNSAKIGVLDGGCLEARFLGQKEGFRATGFTDSTVQGNVLGRFKGNSVQLKRFFGSSAGNVAQLDRDFLAQLWIADRKLEKSRDKRRRKVVQSKNYGEQVYDAGPQGRWFSGSAVPEENSYEQGKPVLRQPPVSQSITGLFKPACPEEVQVAPLLARSNLLITRDIEWANLVLGFEQENRYAVVDVCYPQSPVGFIREQSNVIARQLLRLRRPFVAYITDGMGNELFRVRRPFWWITSSIYAEVNGKEIGVVHRRWHLWRRVYDLYLGNKQFAVVENPGFWNWTFTLKDINGEVLAEIDRDWRGFGFEIFTDAGQYVIRFGTADSRSKTGPAKAIQELNVTRPLTLLERAVTVALAISLDNDYFSRHGGWGLPFIAVGE from the exons ATGGGGTTTCgttctttttccaaaatttctaaaactgTTGAGAAAGTTTCTGCATTTTTGAGTAATGTAAATAGACAGCAAAAGGGTATTTGGAATTCTGCAAAAATTGGAGTCCTTGACGGGGGATGCTTGGAAGCAAGATTTTTGGGGCAGAAGGAGGGTTTTAGGGCAACTGGGTTCACTGATTCAACTGTGCAAGGAAATGTTTTAGGGAGATTTAAGGGAAATTCTGTGCAGTTAAAACGATTCTTTGGAAGCAGTGCAGGTAATGTTGCTCAGTTGGATAGAGATTTTCTTGCGCAGTTATGGATTGCCGATAGGAAATTGGAAAAGTCTagagataaaagaagaagaaaagttgttCAGAGTAAGAATTATGGTGAACAGGTTTATGATGCTGGGCCGCAAGGAAGATGGTTTTCAGGTTCTGCCGTCCCAGAAGAAAATTCTTATGAGCAGGGTAAACCAGTTCTGCGTCAACCTCCAGTTAGTCAGTCAATTACTGGCCTTTTCAAACCTGCATGCCCGGAGGAG GTCCAGGTTGCTCCTCTTCTTGCACGGTCCAATTTGCTGATTACTAGGGACATTGAGTGGGCCAATCTTGTACTTGGTTTTGAGCAG gaGAACCGTTATGCAGTAGTAGATGTATGCTATCCTCAATCA CCAGTTGGTTTTATTCGTGAGCAGAGTAATGTCATTGCTAGACAG TTGCTTCGGCTGAGACGTCCTTTTGTTGCTTACATAACTGATGGAATGGGTAATGAACTTTTCAGG GTCCGTAGGCCTTTCTGGTGGATAACCAGTTCAATTTATGCTGAAGTTAATGGTAAG GAAATTGGTGTGGTTCACAGACGATGGCACCTTTGGAGGAGGGTGTATGATTTGTACCTAGG GAACAAGCAGTTTGCAGTGGTTGAAAATCCAGGCTTCTGGAATTGGACATTTACTTTGAAGGATATAAATGGGGAAGTACTGGCTGAGATAGATCGCGATTGGAGAGGTTTTGGTTTTGAG ATCTTTACGGATGCTGGTCAATATGTGATCCGATTTGGGACTGCTGATTCCAGGTCCAAGACTGGCCCTGCTAAGGCG ATTCAAGAGTTGAACGTTACTCGACCTTTAACCCTGTTGGAGAGAGCTGTAACTGTTGCTTTAGCTATCTCTCTggataatgattatttttcgAGGCATGGTGGCTG
- the LOC123205152 gene encoding uncharacterized protein LOC123205152, with translation MSSAVVAGASSSCSTAFSRNHSIKTSPNPSSKPFSLQSSPSQKSTFQGVSLQEAKRGVSDLFKAVRKSGFSNESRGLEITARTAGASKTIEVEVEKPLGLTLGQKSGGGVVITAVEGGGNAAKAGLKSGDQVLYTSSFFGDELWPADKLGFTKTAIQAKPDSVYFVVSRGAEVDVRRLTKRPAPPRFGQKLTEAQKARATHICLDCGYIYTLQKPFDEQPDTYACPQCRAPKKRFARYDVNTGKPIGGGLPPIGVLIGLVAGVAGVGALLVYGLQ, from the exons ATGTCCTCAGCCGTAGTTGCTGGCGCCTCCTCCTCTTGCTCTACCGCCTTCTCCAGGAACCACTCCATCAAAACCTCTCCAAACCCTTCTTCAAAACCCTTCTCTCTCCAATCTTCTCCTTCCCAG AAAAGCACATTCCAAGGGGTATCTCTTCAGGAAGCTAAAAGGGGAGTCTCAGATCTTTTCAAAGCAGTAAGAAAGAGCGGTTTCAGTAATGAAAGTAGAGGCCTTGAGATTACAGCAAGAACTGCTGGAGCTTCAAAGACTATTGAGGTTGAGGTTGAAAAGCCACTAGGCCTCACTTTGGGCCAAAAGTCGGGAGGTGGAGTGGTCATCACT GCTGTAGAGGGAGGAGGGAATGCAGCAAAAGCAGGACTTAAATCAGGGGATCAGGTTCTGTACACAAGCAGCTTCTTTGGGGATGAACTTTGGCCTGCAGATAAACTTGGATTCACCAAAACAGCCATCCAGGCAAAACCTGATTCTGTCTACTTTGTTGTTAGCAG GGGTGCAGAAGTTGATGTCAGACGTCTAACAAAGCGTCCGGCTCCTCCTCGCTTTGGGCAAAAGTTAACTGAAGCTCAAAAG GCTAGAGCTACTCACATCTGCCTTGACTGCGGATACATATACACCTTGCAGAAACCTTTCGATGAGCAG CCGGATACATACGCGTGTCCGCAATGCAGGGCGCCGAAGAAGAGGTTTGCGAGATACGATGTGAACACCGGGAAGCCAATCGGTGGGGGATTGCCTCCAATTGGTGTACTAATTGGTCTGGTGGCTGGTGTTGCTGGTGTTGGAGCATTGCTTGTTTATGGTCTTCAGTGA
- the LOC123205161 gene encoding gluconokinase-like isoform X2, with the protein MLAKALKCDFLDADDYHSQANKEKMRQGIPLSDEDRIPWLETLQDTLRENIINGKTVILGCSALQKQYREILRAADSNYEPGSYCSLVKFILLNVQVEVLVARLEKRAAEGKHFMPATLLQSQLDMLQIDNSEGILKIDATQSPEAILNHIQNALI; encoded by the exons ATGCTAGCCAAAGCTTTGAAGTGTGATTTTCTTGATGCTGATGATTACCACTCACAAGCAAACAAGG AAAAAATGCGACAAGGGATTCCTCTTTCAGATGAAGACCGGATTCCCTGGCTGGAGACCCTGCAGGACACTCTAAGAGAGAATATAATCAATGGAAAAACAGTGATACTGGGATGTTCTGCTCTGCAGAAGCAATACAGAGAAATTCTCCGAGCAGCTGACTCTAACTATGAGCCCGGAAGCTATTGTAGTCTAGTAAAGTTCATCTTGTTGAATGTTCAAGTGGAGGTGCTTGTTGCCCGGCTAGAGAAACGTGCTGCGGAGGGGAAACATTTCATGCCAGCCACACTTTTGCAGTCACAGTTAGATATGCTTCAGATAGATAACTCTGAAGGGATTCTTAAGATTGATGCAACTCAAAGTCCTGAAGCCATTTTAAACCATATACAGAATGCACTGATTTGA
- the LOC123205159 gene encoding cell division cycle 20.2, cofactor of APC complex-like encodes MDAGSVNSASSLKEQSRCPLQEQFHQRRNSGENLDRFIPNRSAMDFDYAHFMLTEGTKGKENPAICSPSREAYRKQLAEALNMNRTRILAFKNKPPRPVELIPQEHSTTSAQQTKLAKPRRHIPQTSERTLDAPDLVDDYYLNLLDWGSSNVLAIALGSTVYLWDASDGSTSELVTVDEENGPVTSVNWAPDGRHIAIGLNNAEVQLWDSASNRQLRTLRGGHRSRVGSLAWNNHILTTGGMDGQIINNDVRVRDHIVETYRGHTQEVCGLKWSASGQQLASGGNDNLLHIWDRSMASSNSPTQWLHRLEEHTSAVKALAWCPFQGNLLATGGGGGDRCIKFWNTHTGACLNSVDTGSQVCALLWNKNERELLSSHGFTQNQLTLWKYPSMVKMAELTGHSSRVLFMAQSPDGCTVASAAADETLRFWNVFGAPEVAKPASKPIQEPFSHLNRIR; translated from the exons ATGGATGCAGGTTCAGTGAATTCAGCTTCCAGCTTGAAGGAACAATCCAGATGCCCACTTCAAGAACAGTTTCATCAGAGAAGAAATTCCGGAGAAAAT TTGGACAGATTCATCCCCAACCGATCGGCGATGGACTTCGATTACGCCCATTTCATGCTGACAGAAGGCACCAAAGGTAAGGAGAACCCGGCTATCTGTTCGCCTTCCCGGGAAGCTTACAGGAAGCAACTTGCAGAGGCATTAAACATGAACAGAACCAGAATTCTAGCCTTCAAGAACAAGCCGCCAAGGCCCGTTGAACTCATTCCTCAGGAACATTCCACCACTTCTGCTCAACAGACAAAATTGGCTAAACCCCGTAGGCATATCCCTCAG ACTTCTGAGAGGACATTGGATGCTCCAGATCTTGTGGATGATTACTACTTGAACTTATTGGATTGGGGCAGTAGCAATGTTCTGGCAATTGCTCTTGGAAGCACAGTGTATTTGTGGGATGCTTCAGATGGTTCAACCTCGGAACTTGTCACAGTTGATGAGGAAAATGGCCCTGTCACGAGTGTCAATTGGGCACCTGACGGGCGCCACATTGCAATTGGGTTGAACAATGCTGAAGTACAGTTGTGGGATTCTGCTTCCAACAGACAGCTAAGAACTCTGAGGGGCGGGCACAGATCGAGAGTAGGATCATTGGCTTGGAACAATCATATTCTGACTACTGGAGGAATGGATGGTCAGATTATTAACAACGATGTGAGAGTTAGAGATCACATTGTTGAGACTTATAGAGGTCACACTCAAGAAGTTTGTGGCCTGAAATGGTCAGCTTCAGGCCAGCAACTAGCCAGTGGGGGCAATGATAATCTTCTCCACATATGGGACAGGTCCATGGCCTCTTCAAATTCTCCCACACAGTGGCTGCACAGGCTAGAGGAGCACACTTCTGCAGTCAAGGCCCTTGCCTGGTGCCCTTTCCAGGGCAATTTGTTGGCCActggaggtggtggtggtgaccGGTGCATCAAGTTCTGGAACACTCACACAGGTGCTTGTTTGAACTCGGTGGACACTGGGTCTCAAGTTTGTGCCTTGCTGTGGAACAAGAATGAAAGAGAGCTGCTTAGCTCTCATGGGTTCACTCAGAATCAGCTCACTTTGTGGAAGTATCCTTCAATGGTGAAAATGGCTGAGCTTACAGGCCATTCCTCCAGGGTTCTTTTCATGGCACAG AGCCCAGATGGCTGCACAGTGGCATCAGCGGCAGCTGATGAAACACTAAGATTCTGGAATGTTTTTGGGGCGCCAGAAGTGGCCAAGCCTGCTTCAAAGCCAATCCAGGAGCCGTTCTCTCATTTGAACCGCATCCGGTAA
- the LOC123205242 gene encoding uncharacterized protein LOC123205242, translating to MPGVNPLGFVSTSLNFVVSRLSTMSSSVVASASSSFSTAFSRIHCIETSPNFSLAIPCLKSTFQGASLQEAEGGISDLFKAARKSGLINESRGLEITARTAVASKTTEVEVDKPLGLTLGQKSGGGVVITVSFTQFFLNLLQILMQFAAL from the exons ATGCCCGGAGTCAACCCACTGGGTTTCGTCTCAACCTCCCTCAATTTTGTGGTCTCAAGACTCTCAACCATGTCCTCCTCCGTAGTTGCTAGCGCCTCCTCCTCTTTCTCCACCGCCTTCTCTAGGATCCACTGTATCGAAACCTCTCCAAACTTCTCACTCGCAATCCCTTGCCTT AAAAGCACATTCCAAGGTGCATCTCTTCAGGAAGCTGAAGGGGGAATCTCAGATCTTTTCAAAGCAGCAAGAAAGAGCGGTTTAATCAATGAAAGTAGAGGCCTTGAGATTACAGCAAGAACTGCTGTGGCTTCAAAGACTACTGAGGTTGAGGTTGACAAGCCACTTGGCCTCACCTTGGGCCAAAAGTCTGGAGGTGGAGTGGTCATCACTGTGAGTTTCACGCAATTCTTTCTCAATTTGCTGcaaattttaatgcaatttgcTGCCCTTTGA
- the LOC123205161 gene encoding gluconokinase-like isoform X1 yields MGSDPKGRAFVIMGVSGAGKSTIGAMLAKALKCDFLDADDYHSQANKEKMRQGIPLSDEDRIPWLETLQDTLRENIINGKTVILGCSALQKQYREILRAADSNYEPGSYCSLVKFILLNVQVEVLVARLEKRAAEGKHFMPATLLQSQLDMLQIDNSEGILKIDATQSPEAILNHIQNALI; encoded by the exons ATGGGTTCTGATCCTAAAG GGAGAGCATTTGTTATAATGGGCGTCAGTGGCGCTGGGAAATC CACTATAGGCGCCATGCTAGCCAAAGCTTTGAAGTGTGATTTTCTTGATGCTGATGATTACCACTCACAAGCAAACAAGG AAAAAATGCGACAAGGGATTCCTCTTTCAGATGAAGACCGGATTCCCTGGCTGGAGACCCTGCAGGACACTCTAAGAGAGAATATAATCAATGGAAAAACAGTGATACTGGGATGTTCTGCTCTGCAGAAGCAATACAGAGAAATTCTCCGAGCAGCTGACTCTAACTATGAGCCCGGAAGCTATTGTAGTCTAGTAAAGTTCATCTTGTTGAATGTTCAAGTGGAGGTGCTTGTTGCCCGGCTAGAGAAACGTGCTGCGGAGGGGAAACATTTCATGCCAGCCACACTTTTGCAGTCACAGTTAGATATGCTTCAGATAGATAACTCTGAAGGGATTCTTAAGATTGATGCAACTCAAAGTCCTGAAGCCATTTTAAACCATATACAGAATGCACTGATTTGA
- the LOC123205160 gene encoding uncharacterized protein LOC123205160, protein MERKAIIVCSFVGFLGLLSAATGFGAEATRIKGSEVDISNGTQCSYPRSPALGLGLTAAVSLMIAQITINVATGCICCRRGPHPSQSNWTIALVCFVVSWFTFVIAFLLLLTGAALNDQHGEEGMYFGTYYCYVVKPGVFAGGAVLSLASVALGILYYLTLNSVKNTTSNQWGNSSGPQGGIAMGHPQFPPPTSQDPVFVHEDTYMRRQQYT, encoded by the exons atggagAGAAAAGCGATTATTGTGTGCAGTTTCGTTGGCTTCTTGGGGCTTTTGTCAGCTGCTACTGGTTTTGGTGCAGAAGCTACAAGGATCAAg GGTTCTGAAGTTGATATTAGCAATGGTACTCAATGTTCATACCCCAGGAGTCCCGCTCTTGGTCTTGGTTTAACTGCAGCAGTGTCTCTTATGATAGCCCAAATTACTATAAACGTTGCCACTGGGTGTATTTGTTGTAGACGAGGCCCTCATCCTTCACAATCTAATTGGACGATAGCTTTGGTCTGTTTCGTTGTTTCTTG GTTCACATTTGTTATAGCATTTCTTTTGTTGCTTACGGGTGCAGCACTCAATGATCAACATGGCGAAGAGGGTATGTACTTTGGCACTTACTATTGCTATGTCGTGAAACCTGGAGTGTTTGCTGGTGGTGCTGTCCTCTCCCTTGCAAGCGTTGCCCTTGGAATACTCTATTATCTCACCTTAAACTCTGTGAAGAATACTACTTCCAATCAATGGGGCAACTCTTCTGGTCCTCAAGGTGGCATAGCTATGGGACACCCCCAATTCCCACCGCCGACCTCCCAAGATCCTGTTTTTGTACATGAAGACACATACATGAGACGGCAACAATACACCTGA